One Micromonospora craniellae genomic region harbors:
- the def gene encoding peptide deformylase encodes MTVQTSTGTPRPITRYGMPVLHRRCAEVTDFDDALARLVADMYASMYAAHGVGLAANQIGVDARIFVVDCPDATGAHTVATVVNPVLHLPEQRELVTDAEGCLSVPGQHAELARCATATVTGFDVNGQEIQLDGTGTLARCFQHEVDHLDGLAYVDRLPTKLRKRILAASAEHPGVGAGTGQDD; translated from the coding sequence GTGACTGTGCAGACCTCGACCGGCACTCCGCGCCCCATCACCCGCTACGGCATGCCCGTACTGCACCGCCGCTGCGCCGAGGTGACCGACTTCGACGACGCCCTCGCCCGCCTCGTCGCCGACATGTACGCCAGCATGTACGCCGCCCACGGCGTCGGTCTGGCCGCCAACCAGATCGGCGTCGACGCGCGGATCTTCGTCGTCGACTGCCCCGACGCCACCGGCGCCCACACCGTCGCCACCGTCGTCAATCCGGTCCTGCACCTGCCGGAGCAACGCGAGCTGGTGACCGACGCGGAGGGCTGCCTCTCCGTCCCCGGCCAGCACGCCGAACTGGCCCGCTGCGCCACCGCCACCGTCACCGGCTTCGATGTCAACGGCCAGGAGATCCAGCTGGACGGCACCGGCACCCTCGCCCGCTGCTTCCAACACGAGGTCGACCACCTCGACGGCCTCGCCTACGTCGACCGGCTCCCCACCAAACTCCGCAAACGTATCCTGGCCGCCAGCGCCGAACACCCCGGCGTCGGTGCGGGCACCGGACAGGACGACTGA
- a CDS encoding recombinase family protein yields MPRIEDTTAALLAYREHRRFAFYGRVSTEDQQDPVASRNWQLSRATGLIEPVGGIIVTEFFDIGLSRSLPWKRRPQAAKLLDALADPNRGFDAVVIGEPQRAFYGNQYSLTMPVFSHYGVDLWVPEVGGAIDPESEAHDLIMSVFGGMSKGERTRVKVRVRTAMTSQAKIEGRFLGGRPPYGYRLADAGPHPNPGKAADGRRLHKLEPEPTTAPVVRRIFAMYLANNGYLAIAEALTRDGIPSPSAADPARNPHRTGEGWAKSAVKNILSNPRYTGRQVWNKQRKDEVLLDVNDVALGYETRMRWNDKTSWVWSDTIAHPPLITVNDFELVQTIMAASGRGRTGNRQRRVRRHYLLRGLMLCGLCGRKMQSHQAHEMAYYRCRYPNEYALANHVQHPRNIYVAERDIVPALDNWLLTAFAPHRLTDTIRRLHAAQPDTSPSVVAAEVAAANKIITACDAKLLQYRAIADAGGDPATVAAWMAEVNAQRAAAVTQRDQAAAQAQAPRRLTEDDIRHLVGSLDDIRNTLRNAHHQDKSNVYRALRLALTYNPGQNKISVEAKPDADYCGVTVRVRGGT; encoded by the coding sequence ATGCCTCGTATCGAAGACACTACCGCCGCGCTGCTCGCCTACCGCGAACACCGACGATTCGCGTTCTACGGCCGGGTCTCCACCGAGGACCAGCAAGACCCAGTGGCGTCGAGGAACTGGCAGCTCAGCCGCGCAACTGGCCTCATCGAACCGGTCGGCGGCATCATCGTCACCGAGTTCTTCGACATCGGCCTGTCCCGCTCCCTGCCGTGGAAACGCCGGCCCCAGGCCGCCAAGCTTCTCGACGCCCTCGCCGACCCGAACCGCGGTTTCGACGCAGTCGTGATCGGCGAGCCCCAACGGGCGTTCTACGGCAACCAGTACAGCCTGACCATGCCCGTCTTCTCGCACTACGGCGTCGACCTATGGGTACCGGAGGTCGGCGGCGCGATCGACCCCGAGTCCGAAGCCCACGACCTGATCATGAGCGTGTTCGGCGGCATGTCCAAGGGCGAACGCACCCGCGTGAAGGTCCGCGTCCGCACGGCGATGACCTCGCAGGCGAAGATCGAAGGACGGTTCCTCGGCGGACGACCACCCTACGGATACCGCCTCGCCGACGCCGGACCACACCCCAACCCGGGCAAGGCCGCCGACGGCCGCCGCCTGCACAAGCTGGAACCTGAACCGACCACCGCGCCCGTCGTACGGCGGATCTTCGCCATGTACCTCGCCAACAACGGCTACCTCGCCATCGCCGAAGCGCTCACCCGCGACGGCATCCCGTCACCGTCAGCCGCCGACCCCGCCCGCAACCCGCACCGCACCGGCGAGGGCTGGGCCAAGAGCGCCGTCAAGAACATCCTGTCCAACCCCCGCTACACCGGCCGGCAGGTCTGGAACAAACAGCGCAAGGACGAGGTACTCCTCGACGTCAACGACGTCGCCCTCGGCTACGAAACCCGCATGCGCTGGAACGACAAGACCTCATGGGTGTGGTCCGACACGATCGCCCACCCGCCGCTCATCACCGTCAACGACTTCGAGCTAGTTCAGACGATCATGGCGGCCAGCGGGCGAGGCCGCACCGGCAACCGACAGCGGAGGGTACGCCGCCACTACCTTCTTCGCGGACTCATGCTCTGCGGGCTGTGCGGACGCAAGATGCAAAGCCATCAGGCGCACGAGATGGCCTACTACCGGTGCCGCTACCCCAACGAGTACGCCCTCGCCAACCACGTCCAGCACCCCCGCAACATCTACGTCGCGGAACGAGACATCGTCCCCGCGCTCGACAACTGGCTCCTCACCGCGTTCGCCCCGCACCGACTGACGGACACGATCCGCCGACTCCACGCCGCCCAACCCGACACCAGCCCCAGCGTCGTCGCGGCGGAGGTCGCCGCCGCCAACAAGATCATCACGGCATGCGACGCCAAACTCCTCCAATACCGCGCCATCGCCGACGCCGGAGGCGACCCCGCCACCGTCGCCGCATGGATGGCCGAGGTCAACGCCCAACGCGCCGCCGCCGTCACTCAACGCGACCAAGCAGCAGCACAAGCACAAGCACCCCGACGCCTCACTGAGGACGACATCCGGCACCTCGTCGGCAGCCTCGACGACATCCGCAACACCCTGCGGAACGCCCACCACCAGGACAAGAGCAACGTCTACCGCGCGCTACGACTCGCCCTCACCTACAACCCCGGCCAAAACAAAATCAGCGTCGAGGCTAAGCCTGACGCTGATTACTGTGGGGTAACTGTACGTGTCCGAGGGGGGACTTGA
- a CDS encoding Fur family transcriptional regulator encodes MTASETDRVTAAVQRLRHAGLRNTAARRAVLGQLAHAVGGRGHLTVTELHHALLARGVTVELSTVHRVLRQLVELGIAHTVPVGRTTTFGLADDAHHHAVCGACGDMRQLPDEAVDASIAAARAVGIDPDPAGQPSGVVVYGRCAVCRAATR; translated from the coding sequence TTGACCGCATCGGAGACCGACCGAGTGACCGCCGCGGTGCAGCGACTACGCCACGCCGGCCTGCGTAACACCGCCGCCCGGCGCGCTGTGCTCGGCCAACTCGCGCACGCCGTAGGTGGTCGCGGGCACCTCACCGTGACCGAGTTGCACCACGCCCTGCTGGCCCGTGGGGTGACCGTGGAGCTGTCGACGGTGCACAGGGTGCTGCGGCAACTGGTCGAGTTGGGCATCGCCCACACCGTGCCGGTCGGTAGGACGACCACGTTCGGGCTGGCCGACGACGCGCACCACCACGCCGTCTGCGGCGCCTGCGGCGACATGCGGCAGTTGCCGGACGAGGCGGTCGACGCGAGCATCGCCGCCGCACGCGCCGTCGGGATCGACCCGGATCCGGCCGGCCAGCCCAGTGGTGTCGTCGTCTACGGACGGTGCGCGGTGTGCCGGGCAGCGACCCGATAA
- the tsaD gene encoding tRNA (adenosine(37)-N6)-threonylcarbamoyltransferase complex transferase subunit TsaD, with protein sequence MPVVLGIETSCDETGVGIVADGVLLGDALATSMDEHARFGGVVPEIAARAHLHAVTPMVRHALDRAGIGFGDIDAVAATAGPGLATAVQVGLAAGKAYALSLGVPLYGVHHLAGHAAVDTLEHGPLPDRCVALIVSGGHTSLLLLGDLARDPVVHLGDTVDDAAGEAFDKVARLLGLPYPGGPAIDHTARDGNPTAIAFPRPMTGPHDPPYRFSFSGLKTAVARWVEKHDDGAVPVADVAASFQEAVADTVTRKALAACRDHQVDTLLLVGGVAANSRVRALAEHRCADAGVRLRVPSPRLCTDNGAMIAAVGDLLIRADVTPDRLDLGADPSAVLHGALLQGLRP encoded by the coding sequence ATGCCGGTCGTCCTGGGCATCGAAACCTCCTGCGACGAGACCGGCGTCGGCATCGTCGCCGACGGCGTCCTCCTCGGCGACGCCCTCGCCACCAGCATGGACGAACACGCCCGCTTCGGCGGCGTCGTACCCGAGATCGCCGCCCGCGCCCACCTGCACGCCGTCACCCCCATGGTCCGCCACGCCCTCGACCGCGCCGGCATCGGTTTCGGCGACATCGACGCCGTCGCCGCCACCGCCGGCCCCGGCCTCGCCACCGCCGTCCAGGTCGGCCTCGCCGCCGGCAAGGCGTACGCCCTCAGCCTCGGCGTGCCCCTCTACGGCGTGCACCACCTCGCCGGCCACGCCGCCGTCGACACCCTCGAACACGGTCCACTCCCTGACCGCTGTGTCGCGTTGATCGTCTCCGGTGGGCACACCTCACTCCTACTTCTCGGCGACCTCGCCCGGGATCCCGTCGTCCACCTCGGCGACACCGTCGACGACGCCGCCGGAGAAGCCTTCGACAAGGTCGCCCGCCTGCTCGGCCTGCCCTACCCCGGCGGACCCGCCATCGACCACACCGCCCGCGACGGCAACCCCACCGCGATCGCCTTTCCTCGACCGATGACCGGCCCCCACGACCCGCCCTACCGGTTCTCCTTCTCCGGCCTCAAAACCGCCGTGGCCCGCTGGGTCGAGAAACACGACGACGGGGCGGTGCCCGTGGCCGACGTCGCGGCGTCGTTCCAGGAAGCCGTCGCGGACACCGTCACCCGCAAAGCCCTGGCGGCCTGCCGCGACCACCAGGTCGACACGCTCCTGCTCGTCGGCGGGGTCGCCGCCAACAGCCGGGTACGCGCCCTCGCCGAACACCGCTGCGCCGACGCCGGAGTACGGCTACGCGTACCGTCACCACGACTCTGCACCGACAACGGGGCCATGATCGCCGCCGTCGGCGACCTCCTCATCCGCGCCGACGTCACACCCGACCGACTCGACCTCGGCGCGGACCCCTCCGCCGTCCTGCACGGCGCGCTCCTGCAGGGCCTACGCCCCTGA
- a CDS encoding superoxide dismutase has protein sequence MTGLTPAAAELVQRAAGVIVAKHRGDLGGAEELLAAFSSEQAKTLGFYLLADLSLGLLRAQSGQSLDDLVRELSLLVAATATPPDD, from the coding sequence GTGACCGGTCTCACCCCGGCCGCCGCGGAGCTGGTGCAACGCGCCGCCGGGGTCATCGTGGCCAAGCATCGCGGTGACCTCGGCGGCGCCGAGGAACTCCTCGCCGCGTTCAGTTCCGAGCAGGCCAAGACCCTCGGTTTCTACCTCCTGGCGGACCTGAGCCTCGGACTGCTCCGCGCGCAGAGCGGCCAGTCCCTGGACGACCTCGTCCGTGAGCTGTCCCTGCTCGTCGCCGCCACCGCCACACCGCCCGACGACTGA
- a CDS encoding IS701 family transposase, with protein sequence MLVELRERVDRLEAENAELRRRLGLNSSNSSKPPSSDGLARPRPQSGKRGGSGRSRGKQPGAPGSTLELAADPDQVVQHRPDRCVNPACGIGLDGGREYGRQRRQVVELPERRPVVTEHQLVAVECAGCGQVSEPAAPAGVTGRVQYGTDVKAAAVYARAGQFLPFGRVAALMADLLGVRVSTGFVHQVVTEAARRLGPFVSRLAALLQVQDVLHADETPARVGPCLPKSWTGDRDRCRAAAIPEEVEFATKPQQAQAMVERAIEAWVPFSWFTADEAYGQNPGLRGWLEDQDIAYVMATRCDDGVPSGLHTTLRVDELIARVRAGAWQRLSCGDGARGPRRYDWARVPIRRTFAHGRRGWVLARRSISDPGEIAYYVCFGRRGTRLRELVRVAGSRWSVEESFQTAKNEVGLVQCQVRRYDAWYAHITLAMAAAAFLVVTRAAEASKGASPQTRAA encoded by the coding sequence ATGCTGGTTGAGCTGCGGGAACGGGTCGATCGGTTGGAGGCGGAGAACGCGGAGCTGCGGCGCCGGCTGGGGTTGAACTCGTCGAACTCGTCCAAGCCGCCGTCGTCCGACGGGTTGGCCAGGCCCCGGCCGCAGTCGGGCAAGCGCGGCGGCAGTGGCCGGTCGCGGGGTAAGCAGCCGGGTGCGCCGGGATCGACACTGGAGTTGGCAGCCGATCCGGATCAGGTGGTGCAGCATCGGCCGGATCGGTGCGTGAACCCGGCGTGCGGGATCGGTCTCGACGGCGGCCGTGAGTACGGGCGGCAGCGCCGGCAGGTGGTCGAGTTGCCCGAGCGCCGGCCGGTGGTCACCGAGCACCAGCTCGTTGCGGTGGAGTGCGCCGGGTGTGGGCAGGTCAGCGAGCCCGCGGCGCCCGCAGGGGTGACGGGGCGGGTGCAGTACGGCACGGACGTCAAGGCCGCCGCCGTGTATGCCCGGGCCGGGCAGTTCCTGCCGTTCGGACGGGTCGCCGCGTTGATGGCCGATCTGCTCGGGGTGCGGGTCTCAACCGGGTTCGTGCATCAGGTGGTCACCGAGGCGGCCCGCCGGCTGGGCCCGTTCGTTTCCCGGCTGGCCGCGTTGCTGCAGGTTCAGGACGTGCTGCACGCTGATGAGACTCCGGCCCGGGTCGGCCCCTGTCTGCCGAAGTCGTGGACCGGTGACCGGGACCGGTGCCGGGCGGCGGCGATTCCGGAAGAGGTGGAGTTCGCCACGAAGCCGCAGCAGGCACAGGCCATGGTGGAGCGGGCGATCGAGGCGTGGGTGCCGTTCTCGTGGTTCACGGCGGACGAGGCCTACGGGCAGAACCCGGGCCTGCGGGGCTGGCTGGAGGATCAGGACATCGCCTATGTGATGGCCACCCGCTGTGACGACGGGGTGCCCTCCGGGCTACACACCACCCTCCGTGTCGATGAGCTGATCGCGAGGGTGCGTGCGGGCGCGTGGCAGCGCCTGTCGTGCGGCGATGGCGCGCGCGGGCCACGCCGCTACGACTGGGCCCGGGTGCCGATCCGGCGCACCTTCGCCCACGGCCGCCGCGGCTGGGTCCTCGCGCGACGCTCGATCAGCGACCCTGGCGAGATCGCCTACTACGTCTGCTTCGGCCGGCGCGGCACCCGACTGCGTGAGTTGGTGCGGGTCGCCGGCAGTCGCTGGTCGGTGGAGGAGTCGTTCCAGACCGCGAAGAACGAGGTCGGCCTGGTCCAGTGCCAGGTCCGCCGCTACGACGCCTGGTACGCCCACATCACCCTCGCGATGGCCGCCGCCGCGTTCCTCGTCGTCACCCGCGCCGCCGAAGCCTCGAAGGGGGCATCACCGCAGACGCGGGCAGCCTGA
- the tnpC gene encoding IS66 family transposase, translating into MPGLEELSREELIGLTRRLIVQVEQLTQANRELTDRVARLERLVSRNSGNSGMPPSKDDDPGRTPPAEVSTPVPAAGAGKRSRGKQRGAPGAQLSWSPFPDGIVDHFPGGPCGCGSDLASAADLGVYASHQQVDVPAMTATVTQHDRHAVRCGCGAMHVAARPEGVPDAGVSYGPNLQAWCVYLMVVHAIPVARCADLVAALTGSRPSDGFVHALIGRAAAGVAESNRIIRTLIALAHVVSCDETPIRVGARKVKKYLLVACTRLYTWYLLGDRSLDTFKVFVLPDLTGVVVHDRYQNYDAKIFAHLVHQLCVAHLIRDCQDAAETYPDAHWPIQIRQALQGLVHAANLARAQNLPAIGEHIAGPLIDAYRHGVRIGLKEVARVDGRKQPKHRALLEDLHDREADILRFTTDLRIPPTSNQAERDLRPAKTQQKISGRLTSEKVTEHRYAIRGYVSTVTKHGADVMTAIRDAILGRPWTPPAWAPG; encoded by the coding sequence GTGCCGGGCTTGGAGGAGTTGTCGCGCGAGGAGTTGATCGGACTCACGCGACGGCTGATCGTTCAGGTGGAACAGTTGACCCAGGCGAACCGGGAGTTGACTGATCGGGTCGCGCGGTTGGAACGCCTGGTGTCGCGTAACAGTGGGAACTCGGGGATGCCGCCGTCGAAGGATGATGATCCGGGACGGACGCCGCCGGCGGAGGTGTCCACGCCGGTGCCGGCAGCCGGTGCTGGTAAGCGGTCGCGGGGTAAGCAGCGGGGTGCGCCGGGTGCGCAGCTGTCCTGGTCACCGTTTCCGGACGGCATTGTGGATCATTTTCCGGGCGGGCCGTGTGGATGCGGATCGGATCTGGCATCGGCGGCTGATCTGGGGGTTTACGCCTCGCATCAGCAGGTCGATGTGCCGGCGATGACGGCGACGGTCACCCAGCATGATCGGCACGCGGTGCGCTGCGGGTGCGGGGCGATGCACGTGGCGGCCCGCCCCGAGGGGGTGCCGGACGCAGGCGTCTCGTACGGGCCGAATCTTCAGGCGTGGTGCGTCTATCTGATGGTGGTGCACGCGATTCCGGTGGCCCGGTGCGCTGACCTGGTCGCCGCGTTGACCGGCTCGCGTCCGTCGGACGGGTTCGTCCACGCGTTGATCGGCCGGGCCGCGGCGGGGGTGGCCGAGTCGAACCGGATCATCCGCACGCTGATCGCCCTCGCGCATGTGGTCTCCTGCGACGAGACCCCGATCCGGGTCGGTGCCCGCAAGGTCAAGAAGTACCTTCTGGTCGCCTGCACCCGCCTCTACACCTGGTACCTGCTCGGTGACCGCAGCCTCGACACGTTCAAGGTGTTCGTCCTGCCGGACCTGACCGGGGTGGTCGTGCACGACCGTTACCAGAACTACGACGCGAAGATCTTCGCCCACCTGGTCCACCAACTCTGCGTAGCCCACCTGATCCGCGACTGTCAGGACGCCGCCGAGACCTACCCCGACGCGCACTGGCCGATCCAGATCCGCCAGGCGCTACAGGGACTCGTCCACGCCGCGAACCTCGCCCGCGCACAGAACCTGCCCGCGATCGGCGAACACATCGCCGGCCCGCTGATCGACGCCTACCGGCACGGCGTGCGGATCGGGCTCAAGGAGGTCGCCCGGGTGGACGGCCGTAAACAGCCGAAACACCGGGCACTGCTGGAAGACCTCCACGACCGAGAAGCCGACATCCTGCGATTCACCACCGACCTGCGCATCCCACCCACGTCGAACCAGGCCGAACGCGACCTACGGCCCGCGAAGACCCAGCAGAAGATCTCCGGACGGCTCACCAGCGAGAAGGTCACCGAACACCGCTACGCCATCCGCGGTTACGTCTCCACAGTGACCAAACACGGCGCGGATGTCATGACCGCCATCCGCGACGCCATCCTCGGCCGACCCTGGACACCACCCGCCTGGGCACCCGGCTAA
- a CDS encoding superoxide dismutase — translation MAVYNLPDLPYDYGALEPAMSGQILELHHDKHHATYVKGANDGLEQLAEARAKGDFSTLVGLEKTFAFNLSGHVLHSIFWGNLSPDGGDRPDGELAAAIEEHFGSFDAFAGQLSAATKGVQGSGWGVLAWEPLGQRLIVEQVYDHHGNVGQGSTPLLVFDAWEHAYYLQYKNVRPDYVDRLWNLVNWSDVIARFDAARAATPKI, via the coding sequence ATGGCGGTCTACAACCTGCCGGATCTGCCCTACGACTACGGCGCGCTGGAGCCGGCCATGTCGGGGCAGATCCTGGAGCTGCACCACGACAAGCACCACGCCACGTACGTCAAGGGCGCCAACGACGGCCTGGAGCAGCTCGCCGAGGCCCGCGCCAAGGGCGACTTCTCGACCCTGGTCGGCCTGGAGAAGACGTTCGCGTTCAATCTCTCCGGTCACGTGCTGCACTCGATCTTCTGGGGCAACCTCTCCCCGGACGGCGGGGATCGTCCCGACGGAGAGTTGGCCGCCGCGATCGAGGAGCACTTCGGTTCGTTCGATGCGTTCGCCGGGCAGCTCTCCGCGGCCACCAAAGGCGTGCAGGGCTCCGGGTGGGGTGTGCTGGCCTGGGAGCCGCTGGGGCAGCGGCTGATCGTGGAGCAGGTGTACGACCACCACGGCAATGTCGGCCAGGGCTCTACGCCGCTGCTGGTCTTCGACGCCTGGGAGCATGCCTACTACCTGCAGTACAAGAACGTGCGGCCGGATTACGTGGACCGGCTGTGGAACCTGGTCAACTGGTCGGACGTGATTGCCCGCTTCGATGCTGCCCGCGCCGCCACGCCAAAGATCTGA